In a single window of the Agrobacterium fabrum str. C58 genome:
- a CDS encoding UbiH/UbiF family hydroxylase — protein MRHFDIAITGAGLAGQIAAIALARAGRHVALIAPSSEKKDQRTTALMDQSIRFMDRLGLWSRIAPSAARLSTMQIIDGTDRLLRAPTVQFRSSEIGLDAFGWNIPNEALLGVLSEAVEQEHNITRLDTTAETIDIGNDRISVTIADGEVLSADFLIGADGRKSMVREAAGIGVKSWSYPQTAVVLNFSHSRPHGNVSTEFHTPTGPFTQVPLPDDRSSLVWVVTPQQAEELTALPLETLSLKVEERMQSMLGAVTVENSVQAWPLSSMTAHRFGKGRVALIGEAAHGFPPIGAQGLNLSLRDIIALTELLGAVSDRPIAADAGSSFDRKRRADVYSRTLSVDLLNRSLLSDFLPVQMARAAGLHVLSGIGTLRSMVMREGIEPGRGLKALPSLLFGSFKKAG, from the coding sequence ATGAGACACTTCGATATCGCCATAACAGGTGCGGGACTTGCGGGCCAGATCGCGGCCATCGCACTGGCGCGGGCCGGCCGCCATGTGGCGCTCATCGCACCTTCAAGCGAGAAGAAGGATCAGCGCACCACGGCGTTGATGGACCAGTCCATTCGCTTCATGGACCGTCTCGGCCTCTGGTCACGCATCGCGCCGTCCGCCGCACGCCTTTCCACCATGCAGATCATCGACGGCACCGACCGCCTGCTGCGCGCGCCGACCGTGCAGTTCCGCTCCTCTGAAATCGGCCTCGATGCTTTTGGCTGGAATATCCCGAACGAGGCGCTGCTCGGCGTTCTCAGCGAAGCAGTGGAACAGGAACACAATATTACCCGCCTCGACACAACCGCCGAGACGATCGACATCGGCAATGACCGGATTTCGGTCACGATCGCGGATGGTGAAGTGCTTTCCGCCGATTTTCTGATCGGTGCCGACGGCAGGAAATCGATGGTGCGGGAAGCGGCCGGCATCGGCGTCAAATCCTGGTCCTATCCGCAGACCGCCGTGGTTTTGAATTTTTCCCACAGCCGTCCGCATGGCAATGTGTCCACGGAATTCCACACACCGACGGGGCCTTTCACCCAGGTTCCCCTGCCGGATGACCGCTCCAGCCTCGTCTGGGTCGTCACCCCACAGCAGGCGGAAGAACTGACGGCGCTGCCGCTGGAAACCTTGAGCCTGAAGGTCGAGGAGCGCATGCAATCCATGCTCGGCGCGGTTACCGTGGAAAACAGCGTGCAGGCATGGCCGCTCTCCTCCATGACGGCGCACCGCTTCGGCAAGGGCCGCGTCGCCCTGATCGGCGAAGCTGCGCATGGCTTCCCGCCCATCGGCGCGCAGGGCCTGAACCTCAGCCTGCGCGACATCATTGCACTGACGGAACTGCTTGGCGCCGTCTCCGACCGGCCGATCGCGGCGGACGCCGGCAGCAGCTTCGACCGCAAACGGCGGGCGGATGTTTATAGCCGCACGCTGAGCGTCGATCTCCTGAACCGCTCGCTTCTTTCAGATTTTCTTCCGGTGCAGATGGCGCGTGCGGCCGGCCTGCATGTACTCTCCGGCATCGGCACGCTCAGAAGCATGGTGATGCGCGAAGGCATCGAGCCGGGGCGCGGATTGAAGGCCTTGCCATCATTGCTGTTCGGCAGCTTCAAAAAGGCTGGATGA